One part of the Vibrio ponticus genome encodes these proteins:
- the cyoE gene encoding heme o synthase → MSKTITAELTTERSIWRSYLTLTKPKVVALMLLTALVGMCLAVPGALPVQQSVLGMVGIGLMAGSAAAFNHLIDRRIDAIMFRTHRRPLPCGDLAPSRVALFALSIGVAGFAVLFFAVNALTAWLTFASLLGYAVVYTMYLKRATPQNIVIAGIAGAMPPLLGWTAVTGELHGHAWLLVMIIFIWTPPHFWALAIHRKEDYAKADIPMLPVTHGEEYTKTSILLYTVLLAIICLLPALVGMSGTIYWIGSTILSAGFIGYAWKLKFNPTEKTAIETFKFSIYHLMLLFLLFLGDHYWG, encoded by the coding sequence ATGAGTAAAACAATCACTGCCGAACTTACTACCGAGCGCTCAATTTGGCGTAGCTATCTCACTTTAACCAAGCCCAAAGTGGTTGCGCTGATGCTGCTCACCGCGTTGGTTGGGATGTGTTTAGCTGTACCCGGAGCATTGCCAGTACAACAAAGTGTTTTGGGTATGGTGGGTATTGGCTTGATGGCAGGCTCTGCTGCGGCTTTTAATCATCTTATTGACCGTCGAATTGATGCGATTATGTTCCGCACCCATCGCCGCCCACTACCTTGCGGTGATCTTGCCCCAAGTCGAGTTGCGCTGTTTGCTCTCTCAATTGGAGTGGCAGGCTTTGCCGTCTTGTTTTTTGCTGTCAATGCATTAACCGCATGGTTAACTTTCGCCAGTCTGCTGGGATATGCGGTGGTGTACACCATGTATCTCAAGAGGGCGACGCCACAGAACATCGTGATTGCAGGGATAGCGGGGGCGATGCCGCCGTTACTCGGCTGGACGGCGGTGACTGGGGAGTTACATGGTCACGCCTGGTTGCTGGTTATGATCATCTTTATTTGGACGCCACCTCATTTCTGGGCTCTGGCAATTCATCGCAAAGAGGACTACGCCAAAGCGGATATTCCGATGTTGCCGGTAACTCATGGTGAGGAATACACCAAAACCTCGATACTGCTTTATACCGTGTTACTGGCAATCATTTGTTTGCTACCAGCATTAGTGGGCATGTCCGGTACGATTTACTGGATTGGTTCAACCATTTTGAGTGCAGGGTTTATTGGTTATGCATGGAAACTTAAATTTAATCCGACTGAGAAGACGGCAATCGAAACCTTTAAGTTTTCCATTTATCATTTGATGCTACTGTTTCTCCTGTTTTTGGGTGATCATTATTGGGGATAG
- a CDS encoding VanZ family protein has product MRTSHLVVHRRLPFLCLLVAFGAGASIAKSLQLQNGIVSQFEYMAGGDLVMHAVMALLLGWAANWSTPTCYFRYYGFFRLTPLLALMLVAVSIDETLQAFISTRQFSLLDLCVNIGGLLIGAFCHRLYLLTRGI; this is encoded by the coding sequence ATGCGTACATCACATCTTGTTGTTCACCGTCGTTTACCATTTCTCTGTTTGCTCGTTGCATTTGGAGCTGGCGCATCAATCGCCAAATCGTTGCAGTTGCAAAATGGCATTGTGAGCCAATTTGAATATATGGCTGGTGGCGACTTGGTGATGCATGCGGTTATGGCTTTATTACTGGGTTGGGCTGCCAATTGGTCAACACCGACTTGTTACTTTCGCTATTATGGTTTTTTCCGCTTGACCCCTTTGCTTGCTTTGATGTTAGTAGCGGTATCAATTGACGAAACATTGCAGGCTTTTATCTCAACTCGACAGTTTTCCTTGTTAGACTTATGCGTGAATATCGGTGGTTTACTTATTGGTGCTTTTTGCCACCGTTTGTATCTTCTCACTCGCGGCATTTGA
- the aroG gene encoding 3-deoxy-7-phosphoheptulonate synthase AroG — MFQTDDVRINKVKELLPPIAVLEKFPATETASSTTFRSRKAISDILQGKDDRVLVIVGPCSIHDPQAALEYGKKLKVLREELGEELEVVMRVYFEKPRTTVGWKGLINDPYLNDTFKINDGLRIGRKLLLDLTDMGMPTASEFLDMITPQYVADLISWGAIGARTTESQVHRELSSGLSCPVGFKNGTDGNIKIASDAIRSASASHHFLSVTKFGHSAIIETSGNPDCHIILRGGKEPNYSAEHVGAIKQELEASGLPQKVMIDFSHANSSKQYQRQINVCEDVSTQIAGGEDAIFGVMIESHIVEGRQDLVNGEAPTYGQSITDACIGWDDTEKVLKQLAEAVKARRALK, encoded by the coding sequence ATGTTTCAAACCGATGATGTAAGAATTAATAAAGTAAAAGAGTTATTGCCACCAATTGCCGTTCTAGAGAAGTTTCCGGCGACAGAAACCGCATCTTCTACCACTTTTCGCTCGCGTAAAGCTATTTCAGACATTCTCCAGGGTAAAGACGATCGCGTTTTAGTGATTGTTGGTCCATGTTCGATTCATGATCCGCAAGCTGCACTTGAGTACGGTAAAAAACTTAAAGTATTGCGTGAAGAACTTGGCGAAGAACTTGAAGTTGTGATGCGTGTTTATTTTGAAAAGCCGCGTACAACGGTGGGCTGGAAAGGTCTGATCAACGACCCATACCTAAACGACACGTTTAAAATCAATGATGGTCTGCGTATTGGTCGTAAACTGCTGCTTGATTTAACCGATATGGGCATGCCGACGGCAAGTGAATTCCTGGATATGATCACCCCGCAGTATGTCGCGGATCTAATCAGTTGGGGTGCGATTGGTGCACGCACGACCGAATCTCAAGTACACCGTGAGTTATCTTCGGGTTTATCTTGCCCAGTGGGTTTTAAAAACGGCACTGACGGTAACATCAAAATCGCATCAGATGCGATTCGCTCAGCGAGTGCATCACACCATTTCCTATCAGTAACCAAATTCGGTCACTCTGCGATTATCGAAACCAGCGGTAACCCAGATTGCCACATCATTCTACGTGGCGGTAAAGAGCCGAATTACAGTGCTGAACATGTGGGTGCTATCAAACAAGAGCTGGAAGCATCAGGCTTGCCACAAAAAGTGATGATTGATTTTAGTCACGCGAACAGTTCAAAACAGTACCAACGTCAGATTAATGTTTGTGAAGATGTATCGACTCAGATTGCTGGTGGTGAAGACGCTATTTTTGGCGTGATGATTGAATCTCATATTGTTGAAGGTCGTCAAGACTTGGTGAATGGTGAAGCGCCAACCTATGGTCAATCGATTACTGATGCATGTATTGGTTGGGATGATACTGAAAAAGTGCTCAAGCAATTGGCTGAAGCGGTGAAAGCGCGCCGCGCCCTAAAGTAA
- a CDS encoding aldo/keto reductase yields MVSKVTVGSQGPDLSELVQGYWRLAEWGMTPQQRLTFLKQHIDLGITTVDHADIYGNYECEQLFGEALKLDPSVRNQIEIVTKCDIKLCSDKFPERKVNHYDTSAAHIYESVNNSLSRLNIEQIDLLLIHRPDVLMDADEVAEAFAELHKVGKVKHFGVSNFTPSQFDLLQDRVHKPLVTNQIEINPLNFEVAHDGTLDQLQKARIRPMAWSCLGGGAIFTGETAQAKRVREELELIRVEVGANSIDEVIYAWVRRLPAKPLPIIGSGKIERVESAINALNIELTREQWYRVWVASKGHGVP; encoded by the coding sequence ATGGTGTCTAAAGTGACTGTTGGATCGCAAGGTCCGGATTTGTCAGAACTAGTACAGGGCTATTGGCGACTTGCAGAGTGGGGGATGACACCTCAGCAGCGCCTAACATTCTTAAAACAACACATTGATCTGGGTATTACCACCGTTGACCATGCTGATATCTATGGGAATTACGAATGTGAGCAGCTTTTTGGTGAAGCACTAAAGCTTGACCCATCGGTACGCAACCAGATTGAAATCGTGACTAAGTGCGACATCAAGTTATGCAGCGACAAGTTCCCTGAACGCAAGGTTAACCATTACGACACTAGCGCGGCTCATATCTATGAGTCGGTAAATAACTCATTAAGTCGTTTAAACATTGAGCAAATTGATCTGCTGCTTATTCACCGCCCAGACGTTTTGATGGATGCTGACGAAGTTGCAGAAGCTTTTGCCGAACTGCACAAAGTGGGCAAAGTGAAGCACTTTGGTGTGTCGAATTTTACCCCAAGCCAATTTGATTTGCTGCAAGATCGCGTGCACAAGCCATTGGTGACGAACCAAATTGAAATTAATCCACTTAACTTTGAAGTGGCACATGATGGTACGCTTGATCAGCTACAAAAAGCGCGTATTCGCCCAATGGCATGGTCTTGTTTAGGCGGCGGCGCTATCTTTACTGGTGAAACAGCACAAGCCAAGCGTGTGCGAGAAGAGTTGGAGCTGATTCGTGTAGAAGTGGGCGCTAACTCCATTGATGAAGTGATTTACGCTTGGGTACGTCGACTTCCAGCAAAACCGCTACCTATTATCGGCTCGGGTAAGATTGAGCGTGTTGAAAGCGCAATCAATGCTCTAAACATCGAGTTGACTCGTGAGCAATGGTATCGCGTTTGGGTCGCATCTAAAGGTCATGGTGTGCCGTAG